The following proteins are co-located in the Naumovozyma dairenensis CBS 421 chromosome 9, complete genome genome:
- the NDAI0I02120 gene encoding DUF5314 domain-containing protein (Ty-like retrotransposon), which yields MCSPIVPNTSVDIGNLAQQVMSPSVSGPNALTIKLTDASNYQRWFNKLTNKVLTTSVYWFEYLQNGGVVDNIQVFANLSSAQRITVASCFNVALIMLIRNSCSGTAQIEVSHYFENSDDENAIELLQWLKAKFSFPTVSMLVENFSNTSNMINTAPIEKRDWAVKLSSIILTDATEDETSYSTLLNNPTFHSYRKKMLDRLAASLMVSISPSIKEKILDRYGDDFSISTDQVTKLLERKAANSGTENNQVVIAHGKYNAKNKHKTSNRECAVCKGPHSLENCKIFKSKFPQAHIFQKAKKKTQMNNSHYSDGMNDSSWMAISDSATTNSNATSSSALSSNHWIFDTGCTSHMTPHRSVFSEFHTDVSGSVKGAGGSVRIKGHGTVKLNGITLNDVLYVPDLPVNLISIRKATQTSKNQFVFTNEKVDVFNENHRLVSSGSLCVLSQVAYINRRIGNNRGTHRV from the coding sequence ATGTGTTCCCCTATTGTTCCCAATACGTCTGTTGATATAGGCAACCTGGCTCAACAGGTTATGAGCCCATCGGTTTCAGGTCCTAATGCCCTTACAATCAAGTTAACAGACGCTTCTAACTATCAAAGGTGGTTCAACAAGTTAACCAACAAAGTTCTTACCACCAGTGTTTATTGGTTTGAATATCTCCAAAATGGAGGAGTCGTTGACAATATTCAAGTTTTTGCCAATCTCTCATCAGCTCAACGCATTACTGTAGCAAGCTGTTTTAATGTAGCATTAATTATGTTGATCAGAAACTCCTGTTCTGGTACTGCTCAGATTGAAGTTAGTCACTACTTCGAAAATTCAGATGACGAAAATGCTATTGAGCTATTACAGTGGCTAAAAGCAAAATTCTCTTTTCCAACCGTTTCCATGCTTGTCGAAAATTTTTCGAACACATCAAATATGATTAATACGGctccaattgaaaaaagagaCTGGGCTGTTAAGCTATCCTCCATCATTCTCACTGATGCTACCGAGGATGAAACCTCTTATTCTACTTTGCTCAACAATCCCACTTTCCACTCATACCGGAAAAAGATGCTTGATCGTCTTGCTGCATCATTGATGGTCTCTATCTCACCAtctattaaagaaaagatcCTAGATCGCTATGGCGACGATTTCTCCATCTCTACTGACCAAGTTACTAAGTTACTGGAGCGTAAAGCAGCCAACTCTGGTACTGAGAACAATCAGGTCGTTATTGCTCATGGCAAATACAATGCAAAAAACAAGCACAAAACCTCGAATAGAGAATGTGCAGTTTGCAAGGGCCCACATTCACTCGAAAACTGCAAAATTTTCAAGTCGAAATTTCCCCAAGCccatattttccaaaaagcaaagaagaaaaccCAAATGAATAACTCTCATTATTCAGATGGTATGAATGACTCCTCTTGGATGGCCATCTCCGACTCTGCTACCACAAATTCCAATGCTACTTCTTCGTCCGCACTTTCCTCTAATCACTGGATTTTTGACACCGGTTGTACCAGTCATATGACCCCTCATCGCTCTGTCTTCTCCGAATTCCATACTGATGTCTCTGGGTCCGTCAAGGGTGCTGGTGGTTCAGTTCGGATTAAAGGACACGGTACTGTTAAACTCAATGGTATCACATTGAATGATGTTCTGTATGTTCCTGATCTTCCAGTCAATCTAATTTCTATTAGAAAGGCTACTCAGACCTCCAAGAATCAATTTGTTTTTACCAACGAGAAAGTTGACGTATTCAATGAAAACCACCGTTTAGTCTCAAGTGGTTCCTTGTGTGTGTTGAGCCAGGTTGCCTATATCAACAGACGTATTGGGAACAATAGGGGAACACATCGAGTATAG